The Rhinolophus sinicus isolate RSC01 linkage group LG13, ASM3656204v1, whole genome shotgun sequence sequence GCAGAGACAAACACTGGTTCCCGTTCTCTCCACAGGGGCTCAAAGAGAAGGCCTGAGGGGGACAGTGGGGTGTGCAGGGCACCTGgctctgggggcaggaggggaggggagagtccTGAGCCCGCTGTGTAGCGTCTGCTCTGCCCGTGGTGCAAACACTCCTGCACGGCCATTTCCAGCCTGATTTCCAGCCACAAGGGTTTAAGGCCGCACCCAAGAATCCCGTGTCCTTGCTCTGCAAGCGGCTGCTGGCCCGAGGGGCAGCGGCTGAGCCTGCAGAGGGTTGAAGGAAGGCAGCACCAGGAACCAAGCCCAGTTCTGAACCGAGTCCTCCCGTGGAGTGGAAGGGAAGGGCGGGAGGCCTGTGGCCCTGGACGCCACCGTGTCTCCTCCCTTAGGAGAAAGAAGCTGCTGGGATAAAATGCAGTTCTACTTGTCGATGTCTTTTGAACAGactttttcctttccactctAGAGGGAAAACAGTAAATCTGGCTGGATAAATGGCACCATATGGGGAGGGGGAAATGCTCTCCTGAGCAAAACACCAAACGCGAGATCATCAAAATTGCTCGATATGACTatgtgaaattattaaaatttaaaatcctaaataatagtgaagagaaaaaaactgaggaaatgtgtttaaaatatatatcccaGATAGGAAGTCACATGTTTGGATGAACTGGGCATCTTCTGTTTGCCCCCACGTCGGCTCTGCAGTCCATACCCAGCACGGTGCCCCAGGGGGCTGGCAGGAGCCACTGGCAGTTCCTGGTCCTCTAACTTCCCATGCTCTGTCAGTGGAAGCCACCTTCAggagatggaagggagggaggagagtgcTGGGCCAGGGAATGTCACCACTTCGCGCCACGTCTCTGGATTGGCTGTTTCCTCTAAGAAGACAGGGCTTTGGTCAGGAGCCCACTCCGTGCGACCGTCTGCCTGGGTCCCAGGACCTGCCCTCACTCCCGGTGTCTCGGCCTGGCGGTGGTAACTGCTTCCCTCAGTTGCAAGCCCATGGTCACTGCACTGCTCTGGCTTGGGGGTCCCTAAACTTCATTCGCATAATTTGCAAATGGTCCCTTCATTAAAGGCTTCTTACTATGCCCTGTGGTTCCTCCCGGAACGTGACATACACAATGCTCTCACAAAGAAGGAGGCTGAAAGAAGGAaatcaccaaaagaaaaacaggaaagggcCAATtcacataggaaaaaatataaatgggaagtaaacatatgaaaaaaggcAACCTCACTGGTAACTATAAGATGAAAACTGAAACAACAGTGAGATGCTATTAATCACCTATCAAACCGAAAgttaaaaagaactaaagaaggaATGGACACTCTTAGACAAAGATCGGACAATTGATTACAACTCTtctataaaacaattatataagaATGATTTGAAAATGTGTACAGACTTTGGCTCCAAAATTCTGTCCAAGAACTTATCCTAAAGAAAGAGCTatccagggccggcccggtggctcaggcggttagagctccgtgctcctggctccgagggctgccggttcgattcccacatgggccagtgggctctcaaccacaaggttgccggttcaattcctcgagtcccgcaagggatggtgggctctgccccctgcaactaagattgaatacggcaccttgagctgagctgcctcccggatggctcagttggttggagcgcgggctctcaaccacaaggttgccagttcaattcctcgactcccgcaagggatggtgggcagcgccccctgcaactaaaattgaacacggcaccttgagctgagctgccgctgagctcccggatggctcagttggttggagcctgtcctctcaaccacagggttgccggttcaattcctcgagtcccccaagggatggtgggctgtgccccctgcaactggcaacggcaactggacctggagctgagctgcgccctccacaactaagactgaaagaacaacaacttgaagctgagcagaaccccccacaactaggattgaaaggacaacaatttgaccattgttccccaataaagtcctgttccccttccccaataaataaaaaatcttaaaaaaaaaaaaaaaaaaaaaaaaaaaaagaaagagctatccAAGTACCCAAGGATTTGTGACAAGGACATCTACTGCAGCATTTTATATGATAGTGAAAACTCTGAAACAAACTAAATAGCAATCAGAGATTGGTTAAATCGAGATacatttttcccaaataaagattaaaaatgattgTTGAAATGTTCATAATTATTAAAGCTAGGTGATAAGGAATGGAGGTTTATTATAGCACtctactttgtgtgtgtgtacatgtaaaaaaattccaccacaaaaaaaagttttggaaaattaCACGGAGCCATTTTAGAAAGTATTTGGCATTACAAATCAAGAGCcttgaaaatagttattttcattgACGTAATTACCTGGGAATTTAGCCTAAGGAAACAAAGTTTAGATACAAAGATGTTCATTAtggcattatttataatcatttgACAAGTTCAGTTATGTGGGGTTGACTAAATAAATCCTGCTGTCATTTGATGACCTGTTACCCTTACCACAATAATATTTACAGGACTccccggtcaagatggcagagcaggtaaactctgtgcctgcctcctcccatgaccacctcaaaattacaactaaattacagaacaaccatcactgagaacctCCTGAAGACTAGACGAACCGAACTCCTATAACAAAGGACCACAGGCCgtgtggagactggtaggaggggcggagatgggAATGGGCAGGTCCCACACCCCCGTGTGGCATTAAGAATGGGAGGGATCTCTGGCTCCTGAGCCTGGGGCCAGGAGGAGAACTCCCTGtagcatctggctgtgaaaatcactGGGGATTATGTCTGAGAAAGACAGGGCTGCTGGAGACAGAGgtgcttctcttaaagggcccgtacACAGTCTCACAAACaaactcactctgagctccagcgcagGGGCTGCAAGCAGCTTGAAAAGCATCAGGGACATCCGGGGAGCAACTAAAATGAcgagcttcagggtgagggctggagcgGCCGGGGTCAGGGCACCTCTCTCCAGGGATGGAAATGCTGCCAGGCGCCACTGTTCCTTCGTTGACCTCTCCAACCAGTCGGCTGGTGCAGGGGGAGCACCAGGTCTGAGCTGTCCATCAAACGGGCTAACACTTTTCACCCCGCCCTCGAGActcctgagaccccacccccaaccccctactTCCTGCCGGCCtgagcctcttccagtggctccTCCACATAGGTGGCCGGCCTCAGCTAGTGTGGTAGCCTTTCCccaaatctctcaaaggtccccaaaccccaaacaagcagcagccaACCTCAGTGTGCCTTGTAGTTCTTGCTAAAGCGCGCCAACACTGGCACAAAtggtggctgaccttggcctgcccCGGAGACCCTCCCAAGAGACTCTACAACCAACACCCGCGGTGGCCTGCCTTGGACCACACCAGAACAACATGCAACCAGATCCACAAGCGACACGCCCACAGGGCAGCCTTGGCTGGCACTGGAGCCCTGCTGTAGCAGCTCCCGCTCTGTGGGGTCACTCCGCACAATAGCACATCTGCTGTGGTCACAGCCAgtccccacagccagtcagcctgagggtcagtcccccCACTGACGTGCCAACAGCAAttgaggctcaactacaacaggaggggacactcctggagcagccggcacaggtgaccagggaggctgcaccactgggacccacaggacacctactgcataaggccactctgccaagactgggagacgtaGCAGCCCTAcctgacacatagaaacaaacacagggaggcagccaaaatggggagagacatgtcccaaatgaaagaacaggacaaaaccacaaaaacaacaacGAAATGGGGACAAGCActctatcagatacagagtttaaaacactggttatgaggatgctcagtgaacttaggggaagatACGTTCTCACTGAGTTAATTTATTCTTCTCCTAAGATAGAcaccataaagaagaaccaatCAGAAAGGAATACAGTACCTGAAATGAACACATTACTGGGAATCAAcatcagattagatgaagcagagatttagaaaacactcaatcagaagcTCCTAGTaatgtgaccttggggaaaatGCTTCCCTTCTCCCAGCCTGTTTCCCTCCGTGTAAGATGGATGGTAATACAGCAGCTCCTGCCTCGGGATGAATGAATATTAAACAGCATGCCGGTCAGTCAGAGAGAAATCCAGAGAAAGGTGTCTGTAGGTTTGCACAGGTGTTTGGCAGGCAGATGGAGCGATCTGTTCATTGAAACAGTAGCTGCAGGCTTCTCCCCAAAGGATGGTGGCAGGTCAGAGCAGCAAGTGGCGAGTCCTGAGGCAAGGCGGGTCTCTGCTGCCCTCTCGTGGACACCTCCttcatttaatacttttttttatgtgGGAAGACAATTACGATCATTTATTTTCAAGGCTTCTGGCCAAATCACGTCCCCAGCTGTGCCATGGTTTTCTGCACTAGAAGGCGGAGAGATGGAACAGTTCTGCCTCTCGACGGGGGTCTGATGAGGGAGGCGACACTCGCTGGTCTGGGGTCAGGACCGGTGCCTTCCCCAGGCTGGCTCAGCGCTGCACTGGAGCTGCCCACAGTTCCAGAGCAGGGCAGGTGTGAGGCTCACAGGAGGAGGGTACGGGAAGCACGTGCCACTTCTAAACCTCAGTGACATTAAAGACAGAATGGAATAATCATTCAAAAAAACCCCTTTTaccaaaatgatgaaaaaactGTGACTCTGCAATTGAAAATGACATACCATATTCCAGGAGGAGATAtaaaaaagattccaaaaaatCAACACTAACACTTTCCCAGCAAAATGACTGAGTGTTCGGAACAAGGAAGGACGCTGGCAAAGTGACAGAAAACGCAGATGGAGAGAGAAGGCTGTCCTCAGACCTCGCCACGAAGCAGTGGATCTAGCATACGTCTTGTACGAGTAACACTAGGAACACGAACTGGGGACGCAGGTGAAAGTTCACGGATTCTCAGTGTGCCCGGCTAGTCATACGTACTAAGttggtttaattaaaaaagaaaaaggtttataGTATAAAGGAAACCACCAGAACTACAAACTTCAGCATAACCATCAAACACCAGAGGACATGAGGATGGGAGGAGGTCGAAGGATGTGGCTAAGCTGTTTCATAGGGGCTAGTCCAAGGGACTGCAAAGAGACGTGTGTCTGTGTATCTATCCTCTCCGCCCCACACAGGACGTTTCTCTTGTTCACCAATCAGCAGATGGGGCAGCTCCTCTGCTCCCACGCCCTGAAGGCTCGGCCACCACTCGCACGTCTGCTCCGGGGCTGGGGACCCAGAGCCAGGGCTGCCTGGTCATCTCTCTGTACATGGCTTCTGGGGTCTCTCCAGTACGTGGCTGCAGAGGCGCCTGTTCAGATGGGCTTTACAGCTATGAAACTGGCGAGTTACATGACAGGCAAGGATCTGAGATCTGCTGCTGGGAAAGGCGGTTAACAGAACCACTTGGGAGAGCAACTTGGCAATGTCCACCAAAATGTGCAATTGTGTTTGTTCTAGCAGTTTCACTGCTAGCAATGTGGACATACAAACAAAAGTTTACCAAAATATGTtgtaatatttgtttaaatatccaTCACGGCATTGTGTGTATTGGCAAAACCCTGGGAAGCCAAGTGTCCATCGGCAGGGACTGTGCAGGTCAACTGTGGGTCAGAGCCCACCTACCTGCGCACCTGGGCTACTGCCTCTGGCCTGCACTGCTGGAATACCGTCTGGACTCGCCCAGGGGTGCCCCTTCCAGGCACTTCTCCAGTGCAGCCAGCGCAAACTGCATTGTCTCTGGCACCACCTCACTGCAGCTCTAAATCCTCCAGGCACCCTGAGTTCCTACGAGACCCCGTCCATGTACCCCTTACCTCTAGCCCGGTCCTCCTTATGGGCTTTCTCTCCTCTGAGACAACCCCAGCCGGGAGAGCTGCTCTATCCTAGACCAGCCCAACAGACACAAACCTAGCAACTGACCCGCAGTACAAACAGCACCTCGCTGCAGGGCCGGCTTCCCCACAGCTGCACTCAGGGCTTATATGATGCCACAGGTCCCTGCCCGTCCCCTTCCTGCCGTGCTGGCTCCATTCTGACCGCTCCGCTGATGGGGCAAGgtggctgcagcagctccagctTCACATGCTCTGGGTTCAAACTGTATTTATGAGAAACAAAACACACCTCTTCCTGAGGTGGCTCAAGAAACTCACCTTGGTTAGCTGTCATCCCTGGAGTGAGGTggcctgggggttgggggctgtAGGGCAAATGTGCCAGCCCAAGCACGGAACTGAGAGGCCACAATCGGGAAACGGCACTGCGAGGCCAACATACCcccacacaaccacacacacagacaccacacacacacacacacacgcacgcacacacacacagacaccacacacacacacacgcacacacacacgcacacacgcacacacacacgcacacacacacacacacatgcacacacacacgcacacgcacacacacacacacacgctggaGGCACAGGCCTTCCCCTCTGTCCTCTTCTAGCAATGACACTGTCTAACCACGTACACGtgctattttattaaaatcacaaTGGAAGGTTCTTCCAAATAACTAGTTCTTAAAGATGACAGCTGTATATAAATCCCGTAACGCACTCAGAGCAGGTGCCCACACAGAGAGCGGGTCAGACAGGAGCACGTCGCGTATCATGGAGGAGCATAGAAGACACCACAAATTTAGGCACTTTATCAAAGAAACATGTTAGAAATGAACGAGGTGACTGAGCCTCTGCCACACTCTGCAAAGGGCACTGCTGAGTCCTGAGTGACACCCTTTAAAGTATCACACTGAACGGCACCCTTGCCACCAGCAGGGCTGTTTCCTGAATAAGGACACAGAACAGAACCCTTGAACTGCACAGACCACCCCACACGTGCCAGATGCCAAGAGTTCTCAGTAAGTAAGGAGTCAAGCCCAAGAATTTCAAAGGAAGTACTTAGATCTCCAAGTAACactgttttcagttctctgcGTTTTCTGCAGATGTGGGATTTACAGTCCTGGCGTCCTGATTGTGTATTTAAATACCAGAGCTCCGTGCGTGGTCCCACGGCGTGTTTTAATTTCACACGAACGAAAACGATGTTTGTAGCACGAAGAGCCCGATTCAATTAACAAGAGTCTTAAAGTTTGTCTGATTAGAACCTGGTATCCTTCCcgttaacagaaaataaaaagcacgGACACCGCAGGACACCAGATCAGAGCAGGTGCCATGAGGGGGGCGGTGCCACAGCAGTGAAGGACTCCCCCAAATGCAAATGGGAAAAAGGTTTCCATTTAAAGTGACATTTTAGTCCCCGAATCTGTCAGTGCCCAATGTTAATTACAACACCTCTGTCTTCTTACTGGAAGCCGTTCCAACAGTCATTCTCACACTGACCACAACTGGTCACCTTCTCTAGAGGAACTGGGATGCCACCTGCGGTGCGGCCCCCACGCCCGCCCCCCCCGCACGCCCGGGCCGAGCTGTCCTGCGTGTCCCTGGAAGGGCCGTGGCTGCCCCGTTACAGGTCCTCCCGTGCAGTCCCAGCTCGATTGTCCCCCTTCGCAGCCCGAGGACGCGGCTCTCCCTTACTCTTCTTCTTGCCCTTCTCTggctttgtcttgtttttctctttgcttcctccCCCTCGGCCAGGGTACACCTGTCCCTCCAGCGTTACCTCCGCACACCGGTCTTGACTGACCAAAAAGTCCTTGATCTCCCAGGCGTAACTCCCATCACGAAGCATGAAGATGGCGCGGTCGGAGCCCACGATGAACCTTGACAGGGAGACGCGAGCAGTCAGACACCCGGGAACGTGCTCATGGGCCCGCACCTGTGGCGCTTACCCAGCAAAAAGAACTCCTTTCAACTTCTACATGAATACAGAACAAACTACTCGTTCAAGCCCAGTGGCTTCTGACATTTAACGTCTGAGAATCCTAGCTGACTGAACTACTGGACCACTCAGGTCAGAGAGCAGCAGACAGAATGGCACGTGGGGCAAGGGACGCCCGTGTCCAGAGACAGCACTGGGaccccctccccaggcagccGCCGACGTGCCTCGGGAAGCACAGAGCAGGCTGCCCTGGGAACCTGTGACATTCTGAAGTGCTCAGCTAAGGTTTCTTCTGACAAAGGCTCCTGCTGATAAGGGCTGAAAACCGCAGGTAAGAGGTCCGTGAAGGGCTCGAGGACACCTGGCTACGGGACAGAAATCCCAACCCCGGAGGTTAACAGCAAGCAGCCCAAGTAGGTCCACACTCAACACTCGACAGGTCCCAAGGAGCAAAGAGCAAAAGAATGGGGTCTGGCTGGGCCACCAGTATGGCCAGTGGGCACGATTCTTCTGTTCCGGGGGAGCCAGActcacaccccccacccctcaggctGGAATGCGCCAAACCCCGGGATCAGCGCCAGCAGGGGCCAGTCGTCGCCAGAACCTGGATGTCTGTTTAAGCTACAAAGCATCCGGCCATCCTCCGCACCCGCAGTATTCCTTCCTTTCTCGTTATTACTTTAAGGTTTCCTAAACTGAGACACTTCAAGAGGCCACCTTTTAGAACTGTTattgaggaggaaaaaggaaactcCTTATACCTGCATCTTAGGGTCACACTGGGCTGTGAGAACCGGACCCGTTCACCTAAAATCAGGTATCTGTTTCTAGTCTGGTCCAAGCTTACGTGTGAACACAGCTACATAGAAAAGCCTTCTCCAATAAGCAGATGCTTCTAAAGGAAGCACGCTGTCAGGATGCAACTTGTTTGGTCCCCAAGGTGGCTACGCGACACAACTTTTAACTCAGATGAAATAAGttagatacaaagataaataaaacttgaCGCTCACATGACTTATTAAAAACAACTTACTAGCTTTGACCAATAATGAATCCTCTTTAAAGAACATCCTGCTAGATACAGAGCCTCAGAAAAACTCCCAGCACAGCCCACGCTTTCCTCAGCAAGGTGGTGGATGCTTTACCTCTGGACGTCGTAGTTGGCATTGAAAAGGCTGCCCTGCCACAGACTGGTGATCTCCTCCGTCTCCTTCTCCGTGGGGCTTCCTGACACGGTGACAAACATCATGAGCGTCTTCCCTTTCTTGGTCATTTTCAGGATGCTCTCGGGCTTGCCCGGGTCGAGCTGCGAGAAGTCGATAGGCGCGGAGGGCCTTTTGTGCTCCGGGAGGTCTCCTTCCTCGATGTCGTCGTCTTTCTGTCAGGAGGGGGAAAGCATCAATCATCGGAAATGTGCTTTGCAACCGGCAGAGGCAAGAATATTGGCACGTGACGTCAGGTGCAGGATTTCGACCTACTTGatagcaggaaaaagaaaatagcgCGTCTCCCCTACTTGACTTTCCAGCCACATCTAAGTTTCGGCAAGTACCTCCTTCCTGTCACTCCAGGCCCCCAATCACAGACAGCCCCCCCGTGATGGGTTTCTATAGCTGTTTCACTCGCCAAGAACTTCCCTAATATGGTAGGCTGTAAAAATGGCCACATTCTGGTTTGGTCAGACAATGAAATACTGGACAGCAATGAAGGACAAATACATATGGAGCAGAGCTCAGAAATATTGCACTGAGTGACAGAAGCACCCCGGGGAGGGAGTCGGCGTGGGTTTAGGGATCGCCACCAGGGGAGAAGGGACTGTGTCCTAGAAAAAGCACCGACGGACACAGATACGCTCCCCCACAGGAGTCACTCACTGCTGCTGGGAAAGGCGCTCACGCCCGCCCCCGTGTCTGCAGACACCAGCGCTTTAGTCTGTATGGCAGCCTGCAAAGTGACATGCTGTCTGGCTGAATGGACAAGGGCAGTGAGGGTCACAGTCACCGAGGGGCAGAGCTGGCTTCAACGCCTCTGTCCTTCCGCTACATTATGCTGTTGCCTGGTGGTCACACAACCAGCTGCCAAGTCCTGTTAAGAGCATATGTCTCCCTTCCACTCCATTCCTGCAGCTTCTAGCTTAAGCCAGGTCCTCGTTTCCTTTCACGTGTACTCTGCTCACCGTGTGTATGGCTGTGCAGCAACAGGGCCAAAagcacaggctgaaagtgaactGACTGAATTTGAAagtcaccttgggcaagttactgtaCCTCTCGGTGCCCCAACGTCGTCGTCTAGGAAACAGGGATGAGTCCCTCCCTCATTCAGTGAGATGCTTGTTTACTCCTGATAGCTCGtgaactcaataaacattaaccAAGTTGCGTCTGCCTTCAGATTCTCTCCCTGCCCATCCACCCTGAACCTGGCCAATTACTTTTCCTCCAGTGTAGCCCTAACCATGATACTCCACTATTCAAAAACCTTCAACAGCGGAAACCTCCACTCCACGGCATATTCTGAAAGCGCTATAAAGTCTGTGCAGTAACGTGGGAGATGATTAATGTGTATCAACTGAATCCACTGATGCTGTGCTTTCAGCTATAAAAACTGTGTCAGCAAATAGAAGGGGACTGGAGAGATGA is a genomic window containing:
- the MESD gene encoding LRP chaperone MESD gives rise to the protein MAASGWARTAVVLLCAFDLLLLLLLPPPVRAAEGPAGTPSDAAPPPPKKKKDIRDYNDADMARLLEQWEKDDDIEEGDLPEHKRPSAPIDFSQLDPGKPESILKMTKKGKTLMMFVTVSGSPTEKETEEITSLWQGSLFNANYDVQRFIVGSDRAIFMLRDGSYAWEIKDFLVSQDRCAEVTLEGQVYPGRGGGSKEKNKTKPEKGKKKSKGEPRPRAAKGDNRAGTAREDL